The following are encoded together in the Arcobacter aquimarinus genome:
- a CDS encoding FtsW/RodA/SpoVE family cell cycle protein, protein MRLFDKRIISHFDYLLIIFVLPLIFLSYHLISETNEQLAEKQIFYYTIAIFAFVVVFLLPIRRKIRIIPILYWLGIILLLAVEFWGITKLGAKRWIYIPFLGTTIQPSELIKPVFILMLGYLIQQKPPSVNGYNLKEFAYFSFYILLPFILIAKEPDLGTALVLLFVGYGILFLIGVNWKIWASIFLIIGISSPFIYTYLIKDYQKKRIVDFLSEKPSYHVQQSIIAIGSGGLIGKDSEEATQTQLKFLPIATSDFIFAYFVERYGFLGAIGLIVLYTLLIFHLLSMNFYFKEDYIVRAFASGLALLIFFNMSINILMVIGFAPVVGLPLPLFSYGGSSFINFIVTFAILENLLAFRYMNLYSYERKL, encoded by the coding sequence ATGCGTTTATTTGATAAAAGAATTATTTCCCATTTTGATTATTTGTTAATAATATTTGTTTTACCATTGATATTCTTATCATACCATTTAATTAGTGAAACAAACGAACAGTTAGCTGAAAAGCAAATATTTTATTATACTATTGCTATATTTGCTTTTGTTGTAGTATTTCTTTTGCCAATAAGAAGAAAAATAAGAATTATACCTATTTTATATTGGTTAGGAATTATTTTATTATTAGCTGTTGAGTTTTGGGGAATTACCAAATTAGGTGCTAAAAGATGGATTTATATACCATTTTTGGGTACAACCATTCAGCCATCAGAACTTATTAAACCAGTATTTATTTTGATGTTAGGATATTTAATTCAACAAAAACCACCATCTGTAAATGGATATAATTTAAAAGAGTTTGCATATTTTTCTTTTTATATATTACTGCCATTTATTTTGATTGCAAAAGAACCTGATTTAGGAACAGCACTGGTTTTACTTTTTGTTGGTTATGGAATTTTATTTTTAATTGGAGTAAATTGGAAAATTTGGGCTTCAATATTTTTGATTATAGGAATATCTTCACCTTTTATTTATACTTATTTAATCAAAGATTATCAGAAAAAAAGAATAGTTGATTTTTTATCTGAAAAGCCAAGTTATCACGTACAGCAATCAATAATTGCTATTGGTTCAGGTGGATTGATAGGGAAAGATTCAGAAGAAGCAACTCAAACTCAATTAAAATTTTTACCAATTGCAACTAGCGATTTTATTTTTGCTTATTTTGTTGAAAGATATGGTTTTTTAGGAGCTATTGGTCTAATTGTTTTGTATACATTATTGATTTTTCATCTTTTGAGTATGAATTTTTACTTTAAAGAAGACTATATAGTCAGGGCTTTTGCTTCAGGACTTGCTTTACTTATATTTTTTAATATGAGTATAAATATATTGATGGTTATAGGATTTGCACCTGTTGTTGGACTTCCTTTACCTTTATTCTCTTATGGAGGAAGTTCTTTTATAAACTTTATAGTAACTTTTGCAATTTTGGAAAATTTATTAGCATTTAGATATATGAATTTATATAGTTATGAAAGAAAATTATAA
- a CDS encoding RluA family pseudouridine synthase, protein MDKNFIVNEENRLDKFLASKIDASRNQIEQLIKKEYVKVDGKIVSKTGLKLKENQLVDVHFPQAELNTKKDEIFVKDSLENKNVEIIYEDDHILVVNKPYNLTVHDAPSVKDATLVDWLKLNNISLSTLSGEERHGIVHRLDKGTSGVMVVAKTNEAHTGLSKQLEEKSMGRYYLALIDMPLKENLFIEKPIGRNPNNRLKMSIEENGRNAKSAFSKIALSDNEKIELIACKLFTGRTHQIRVHLSSINRHILGDNLYGFKGELNKINRFYLHAYYLYLTHPITNKQMSFKANLPEDINNFLNKNFQKENISDKINESNIIGSFTTSF, encoded by the coding sequence ATGGATAAAAATTTTATTGTAAATGAAGAAAATAGATTAGATAAATTTCTTGCATCAAAAATAGATGCTTCAAGGAATCAAATCGAACAATTAATAAAAAAAGAGTACGTAAAAGTAGATGGTAAAATTGTAAGTAAAACAGGACTTAAATTAAAAGAAAATCAATTAGTTGATGTTCACTTTCCACAAGCTGAATTAAATACAAAAAAAGATGAAATTTTCGTAAAAGATTCATTAGAAAATAAAAATGTTGAAATAATTTATGAAGATGATCACATTTTAGTTGTAAATAAACCTTATAATCTCACAGTTCATGATGCACCTAGTGTAAAAGATGCTACTTTAGTGGATTGGTTAAAACTAAATAATATCTCTTTATCAACTTTAAGTGGTGAAGAAAGACATGGAATTGTTCATAGACTCGATAAAGGGACAAGTGGTGTTATGGTTGTAGCAAAAACAAATGAAGCTCATACTGGTTTATCTAAACAACTTGAAGAAAAATCAATGGGAAGATACTATTTAGCACTTATTGATATGCCATTAAAAGAGAACCTTTTTATCGAAAAACCAATAGGAAGAAATCCAAATAATAGACTAAAAATGTCTATTGAAGAAAACGGAAGAAACGCAAAATCTGCTTTTTCAAAAATTGCTTTAAGTGATAATGAAAAAATAGAATTAATTGCTTGTAAACTTTTTACAGGAAGAACTCATCAAATAAGAGTCCACTTAAGTTCGATAAATAGGCATATACTTGGAGATAATTTATATGGTTTTAAGGGCGAATTAAATAAAATAAATAGATTTTATTTGCATGCTTATTATCTTTATTTAACTCACCCAATTACAAATAAGCAAATGAGTTTCAAAGCAAATTTACCAGAAGATATAAACAATTTCTTAAATAAAAACTTTCAAAAGGAGAATATCAGTGATAAAATTAATGAAAGCAACATCATTGGCAGTTTTACTACTTCTTTCTAG
- the trmB gene encoding tRNA (guanosine(46)-N7)-methyltransferase TrmB, whose amino-acid sequence MPHILFEKNDLIRVPSIKNDIEFDFIAKSYNFTQKERKTEYRVAVKNQNKEFMLSLKPKDENFMIKADKVTRISPVALIKGALNAYVELNNAKVLFSNTNNLIVKEDTVHEYLKDINYFVNDFKTNKEIQIEIGFGSGRHLLHQAKTNPDIQFIGLEIHYPSIEQLLKQLELQNITNVLVVNYDARLFMEFIESNKVGKIFVHFPVPWDKKPHRRIYSDEFVNEALRVLKIGGTLELRTDSRKYFDFSTEVLTKLPKGRITIDINKDLAVSSKYEDRWKKQGKNIYDVTLESWNEDEKIDLNVDFSFEFKIDFSKILTSIPTKSIIEKNYFVHVEELYIIENMENSGLIKVTMGNFDRPVTKYLLVKDGFISYYQGNPLPTSSNINAHKKLKEILSK is encoded by the coding sequence ATGCCACACATATTATTTGAAAAAAATGATTTAATTAGAGTTCCTTCTATAAAGAATGATATTGAATTTGATTTTATTGCAAAGTCTTATAATTTTACTCAAAAAGAGAGAAAAACAGAGTATAGAGTTGCCGTAAAAAATCAAAATAAAGAGTTTATGTTATCTTTAAAACCAAAAGATGAAAACTTTATGATTAAAGCTGATAAGGTTACAAGAATTTCTCCTGTAGCACTTATAAAAGGTGCTTTAAATGCTTATGTTGAATTAAATAATGCAAAAGTTTTATTTTCTAATACAAATAATCTTATTGTGAAAGAAGATACAGTTCATGAGTATTTAAAAGATATAAACTATTTTGTTAATGATTTTAAAACAAATAAAGAGATTCAAATAGAGATAGGTTTTGGAAGTGGAAGACATCTTTTACATCAAGCAAAAACAAATCCAGATATTCAATTTATTGGTCTTGAAATTCACTATCCTTCGATTGAACAACTTCTAAAACAACTTGAACTTCAAAATATCACAAATGTTTTAGTTGTAAATTATGATGCAAGATTATTTATGGAATTTATAGAATCAAATAAAGTAGGAAAAATATTCGTACATTTTCCAGTTCCTTGGGATAAAAAACCTCATAGAAGAATCTATTCAGATGAATTTGTAAATGAAGCTTTAAGAGTTTTAAAAATTGGTGGAACATTAGAGCTTAGAACTGATAGTAGAAAATATTTTGATTTTTCTACAGAAGTTTTGACAAAACTTCCAAAAGGAAGAATAACAATTGATATTAATAAAGATTTAGCAGTATCAAGTAAATATGAAGATAGATGGAAAAAACAAGGAAAAAATATCTACGATGTTACTTTAGAATCTTGGAATGAAGATGAAAAAATAGACTTGAATGTTGATTTTTCTTTTGAATTTAAAATTGATTTTAGTAAAATTCTAACGTCAATTCCTACAAAATCAATTATTGAAAAAAACTATTTTGTTCATGTTGAAGAATTATATATTATAGAGAATATGGAAAATTCAGGATTGATAAAAGTAACAATGGGTAATTTTGATAGACCAGTAACTAAATATCTTTTAGTTAAAGATGGATTTATCTCTTATTATCAAGGAAATCCTCTTCCAACAAGTTCAAATATAAATGCACATAAAAAATTAAAAGAGATTTTAAGTAAATGA
- a CDS encoding cell division ATP-binding protein FtsE, producing the protein MIEAKNIYLTYDDNKYIIKKGNFSIKSKEFIFIGGNSGSGKSTLLKSFYGDIPLKHGSLKIENQEVFGIKGKKLRLLRKDIGIIFQDYKLVNEFTIEENIMIPLKINGYTHEVSRDQANKLLAHVRLSHRAGYHPNELSGGEQQRVAVARALAHNPKIIIADEPTGNLDDYSAEVVWNLLKGANEQLGITVVVVTHRVPKNLGIKFRQLSIEDGIIYEVS; encoded by the coding sequence ATGATAGAAGCTAAGAATATTTACCTTACATACGATGATAATAAATACATTATAAAAAAAGGAAATTTTTCTATAAAATCTAAAGAGTTTATCTTTATTGGTGGAAACTCTGGAAGTGGAAAATCAACTCTATTAAAATCATTTTATGGAGATATTCCTTTAAAACATGGAAGTTTAAAAATAGAAAATCAAGAAGTTTTTGGAATAAAAGGAAAAAAGTTAAGACTTCTTAGAAAAGATATTGGAATTATTTTTCAAGATTATAAATTGGTAAATGAGTTTACAATCGAAGAAAATATAATGATACCTCTTAAAATAAATGGCTATACACATGAAGTTTCAAGAGATCAGGCAAATAAACTTTTAGCTCACGTAAGATTGAGTCATAGAGCTGGTTATCATCCAAATGAATTAAGTGGTGGAGAACAGCAAAGAGTTGCTGTAGCACGTGCACTTGCACATAATCCTAAAATTATCATTGCCGATGAACCAACGGGAAATCTTGATGATTATTCTGCTGAAGTTGTGTGGAATTTACTCAAAGGTGCTAATGAACAACTAGGTATTACTGTTGTTGTTGTAACTCACAGAGTTCCTAAAAATTTAGGAATTAAATTTAGACAGCTATCTATAGAGGATGGAATAATTTATGAAGTCTCTTAA
- a CDS encoding cell division protein FtsX, which translates to MKSLKNILAFFIPLLSMLIAFSIYLLINNVVDDYKSKISRDYSIVIVSNVPIIKENISELAGIKVERIQALPNDKIVAGIKSSLSDNSIELLKQKLPNFYQIYLEIFPTSSELEEIKQTLLKNKNIKKVEVFYKNHNQTYLLLLLLNSVSFILFFIITLFAIIIIAKQIKLWFHEHNVKISILRLHGASILYSASSILNYALFSSFLSFIISAGFLFYVSNNIDVLFPLELQDIVDVEINLGVELVKIFLLSFSISIFTIFGVLLKYKINND; encoded by the coding sequence ATGAAGTCTCTTAAGAATATCTTAGCTTTTTTTATTCCATTACTATCTATGTTGATAGCTTTTTCTATATATTTACTAATAAATAATGTAGTTGATGATTACAAATCTAAAATTTCAAGGGATTATTCTATTGTAATTGTTTCAAATGTTCCTATAATAAAAGAGAATATTTCGGAATTAGCTGGAATAAAAGTAGAAAGAATTCAAGCTTTACCAAATGATAAAATTGTTGCTGGAATAAAATCTAGTTTATCTGATAATTCAATTGAATTACTAAAACAAAAATTACCAAACTTTTATCAAATTTATTTGGAAATTTTTCCAACAAGTAGTGAGTTAGAAGAGATTAAACAAACATTATTAAAAAATAAAAATATTAAAAAAGTAGAAGTATTTTACAAAAATCATAATCAAACATATTTATTATTACTTTTATTAAATAGTGTATCTTTCATATTATTTTTTATTATTACTCTATTTGCTATAATAATTATTGCAAAGCAGATTAAATTATGGTTTCATGAGCATAATGTTAAAATATCGATATTAAGGCTACATGGTGCTTCAATTTTATATAGTGCTTCATCTATTTTAAATTATGCATTATTTAGTTCATTTTTATCATTTATAATTTCTGCTGGGTTTTTATTTTATGTTTCAAATAATATTGACGTTTTATTTCCTTTAGAACTTCAAGATATTGTGGATGTAGAAATAAATTTAGGTGTTGAGTTAGTAAAAATCTTTTTATTATCTTTCAGTATATCGATTTTTACAATTTTTGGTGTATTATTAAAGTATAAGATAAACAATGATTAA
- a CDS encoding murein hydrolase activator EnvC family protein has protein sequence MIKIFFLLILLNSIIFSSNIDKKIKQNKEILNSSSEKKETTNLKIKELADKIEAQNNNIINLEKDIKQINEDIDQHQKLLEEQKNKLLELKSKSTELIKEKNNNEEEIVNTIIEEFSISMALKLASENSLQELIDSEIYTLLSEHSKEKVTKLNSNYDAVSSSTKVNQKEIEKISSYIENRQKTKDKLTNLKQKHSSSLSSLEEQHKSYQEELNKVVKQQESLKTLLAELNILKEEEDRKAAQREEEKRRKLQELLAKKKENKKEVVTENETEEIQTADVRNQKFAKDLNLDVRKIGSSTEGIKIVSYKGQKTIAPLKSFKIIKNFGTYYDPVYKIKLFNESIVLKSNEPKSKVVSVLNGKVVYAKKNAGMLDNVVIIQHEGGLHTIYSHLDEISPTLVVGKWIKQGYVVGRVDNSLMFQVTKDSSHINPRELIKL, from the coding sequence ATGATTAAAATATTTTTTCTACTAATTTTATTAAATAGTATAATATTCTCTTCTAATATTGATAAAAAGATTAAACAAAATAAAGAAATCTTAAATTCAAGTAGTGAAAAAAAAGAGACTACAAACCTAAAAATCAAAGAATTAGCAGATAAAATTGAAGCTCAAAATAATAATATTATAAATCTTGAAAAAGATATAAAACAGATAAATGAAGATATTGATCAACATCAAAAATTACTTGAAGAGCAAAAAAATAAACTTTTAGAATTAAAATCAAAATCTACTGAACTAATAAAAGAAAAAAACAATAATGAAGAAGAGATAGTAAATACTATTATTGAAGAATTTTCAATATCAATGGCATTAAAATTAGCATCTGAAAATAGTCTACAAGAGTTAATAGATAGTGAGATTTATACTCTTTTATCTGAACACTCAAAAGAAAAAGTAACAAAACTAAATAGTAATTATGATGCTGTATCTTCGTCAACAAAAGTTAATCAAAAAGAGATAGAAAAAATCTCATCATATATTGAAAATAGACAAAAAACAAAAGATAAATTAACCAACTTAAAACAAAAACACTCTTCTTCATTATCTAGTTTAGAAGAACAACATAAATCTTATCAAGAAGAATTAAATAAAGTAGTTAAACAACAAGAATCATTAAAAACTCTTCTTGCAGAATTAAATATATTAAAAGAAGAAGAAGATAGAAAAGCTGCTCAAAGAGAAGAAGAAAAAAGAAGAAAACTACAAGAACTTCTTGCTAAGAAAAAAGAGAATAAAAAAGAAGTTGTAACAGAAAATGAAACTGAAGAGATTCAAACAGCTGATGTTAGAAATCAAAAATTTGCAAAAGATTTAAATTTAGATGTTAGGAAAATTGGTTCATCTACAGAAGGTATAAAAATAGTAAGTTATAAAGGACAAAAAACTATAGCACCTTTAAAATCATTTAAAATAATCAAAAATTTTGGTACATATTATGATCCTGTTTATAAAATAAAACTCTTTAATGAATCAATTGTTTTAAAAAGTAATGAACCTAAATCAAAAGTTGTATCAGTTTTAAATGGTAAAGTTGTATATGCTAAAAAAAATGCTGGAATGCTTGATAATGTTGTGATAATTCAACACGAAGGTGGACTACATACAATTTACTCTCATTTAGATGAAATATCACCTACTTTAGTAGTTGGTAAATGGATTAAACAAGGTTATGTTGTTGGACGTGTTGATAATAGCTTAATGTTTCAAGTTACAAAAGACTCTTCTCACATCAATCCAAGAGAGTTAATCAAATTATAA
- a CDS encoding YaiI/YqxD family protein, protein MRLFIDGDAFPNLLKPIILRAIEKQKIDTIVIANKKINIGISKHISYIIVDTKENEADDKIVEMLEENDLVITADIPLADRTIQKNAHAIDHRGATYTQDNIKQYLAIRNLMQEIRDSGEITKGPAPFSQKDAQQFANSFNAFLQKYNKK, encoded by the coding sequence ATGAGACTTTTTATAGATGGTGATGCTTTTCCAAATTTGCTAAAACCGATTATATTAAGAGCAATTGAAAAACAAAAAATAGATACTATTGTAATTGCAAATAAAAAAATCAATATAGGTATTTCTAAACATATTAGTTATATCATTGTTGATACAAAAGAAAATGAAGCTGATGATAAAATAGTTGAAATGTTAGAAGAAAATGACCTTGTAATAACAGCAGATATTCCACTAGCTGATAGAACTATACAAAAAAATGCTCATGCTATTGACCATAGAGGTGCAACTTATACACAAGACAATATAAAACAGTATCTTGCAATTAGAAATTTAATGCAAGAAATAAGAGATAGTGGAGAAATAACAAAAGGTCCAGCTCCTTTTAGTCAAAAAGATGCACAACAATTTGCAAATTCATTTAATGCTTTTTTGCAAAAATATAACAAAAAATAA
- a CDS encoding DUF234 domain-containing protein codes for MEKAVQYFIVFGGLNIKIDTKKPLLELIEQHILNNYLQLRNEIHSLTGGYKVDHAVLTGIAQGDRRTNSSFKRAFVSFEEGSKCVEKLVERGIIEVESSQHHLANKRGDDKVARKLLFTTPFLRFWFAFVSPIYKGIKEKNYEEFYTLFENKQAEFGNFVFEELSMEFIRDLLSEDPIKQFGKYWDEKREIDLVAKTTSGKIIAGNCKYINSKIKKNELNRLMDDCKGAGLNVDIFVIFSKNGFSNELKSLKSDSLRLFTPKSFKLLLA; via the coding sequence ATGGAAAAAGCTGTTCAATATTTTATAGTATTTGGCGGTTTAAATATAAAAATAGATACAAAAAAACCATTACTTGAACTAATAGAACAACATATTTTAAATAACTATTTACAATTAAGAAATGAAATTCATAGTTTAACGGGTGGTTATAAAGTTGACCATGCTGTGTTAACAGGAATTGCTCAAGGTGATAGAAGAACTAATTCATCTTTTAAAAGAGCCTTTGTAAGTTTTGAAGAGGGTTCAAAATGTGTTGAAAAATTAGTAGAAAGAGGAATAATTGAAGTTGAATCATCTCAACATCACTTAGCAAATAAAAGAGGTGATGATAAAGTTGCTAGAAAACTACTATTTACAACTCCATTTTTAAGATTTTGGTTTGCTTTTGTTTCTCCAATATATAAAGGTATAAAAGAGAAAAATTATGAAGAATTTTATACTCTTTTTGAAAATAAACAAGCTGAATTTGGAAACTTTGTATTTGAAGAATTATCAATGGAATTTATCAGAGATTTATTAAGTGAAGACCCAATAAAACAGTTTGGAAAATATTGGGATGAAAAAAGAGAAATAGATTTAGTTGCAAAAACAACAAGCGGAAAAATCATCGCAGGAAATTGCAAATATATAAACTCTAAAATCAAAAAAAATGAATTAAACAGACTAATGGATGATTGTAAAGGTGCAGGTTTAAATGTAGATATCTTTGTAATCTTTAGTAAAAATGGATTTTCAAATGAGTTAAAATCACTTAAAAGTGATTCTTTAAGACTATTTACTCCGAAGAGCTTTAAGCTATTATTAGCTTAA
- a CDS encoding ABC-F family ATP-binding cassette domain-containing protein, whose amino-acid sequence MIELVNISKSYPTNELYSELELRLNAGNKVGLVGRNGSGKSTLFKLILGEEQPDSGEIAIPKNYKIGALKQYFDFTEKTLLDETALALGEDDKYNIYKAEKILFGLGFTQDDLEKAPKEFSGGYQIRINLAKLLLTEPNMLLLDEPTNYLDILSIRWLKAFLKSFEGEVILITHDRDFMDSVCTHTMGIIRKSAFMVQGSTHKFYELLASNEEHYEKQKIAQEKKIKELEEFIAKNKARAATATLAQSKVKILEKMEVMEDLQYDSNLSFNFNYKDTAAKFLLEVKDVSFGYTPENILFKDISFALSRGETLGIIGKNGKGKSTLLNVIAGELKALTGTIDYHTSTVFGHFGQTNISHLNKNNTIMDEIHSTNVKLPESTIRGIAGLMMFSGDNAKKKISLLSGGEKSRVMLGKIIAKDVNLLFLDEPTNHLDMDSIDALTNAIKAFEGSCIIVTHSEDLLRAICDRLIVFTNDGADYFNGTYDEFLEKIGWEEDDTVEKKKVEKPKVNKKESKKLRAAIVSEKSKATAPLKKEIQDLEEQIEKLEDALEDARVKLSRDIPKIEKEIEQKFELLQATQFKLDDMNKEFERRMNEV is encoded by the coding sequence ATGATAGAACTAGTAAACATATCAAAAAGTTATCCAACAAATGAGCTTTATAGCGAACTTGAGTTAAGACTAAATGCTGGAAATAAAGTAGGATTAGTTGGAAGAAATGGAAGTGGAAAATCGACACTTTTTAAGTTGATTTTAGGAGAAGAACAACCAGATAGTGGAGAAATTGCAATTCCTAAAAATTATAAAATTGGTGCTTTAAAGCAATATTTTGATTTTACAGAGAAAACTCTTCTTGATGAAACAGCTTTAGCTTTAGGAGAAGATGATAAATACAATATCTATAAAGCTGAAAAGATTTTATTTGGTCTTGGATTTACTCAAGATGATTTAGAAAAAGCTCCAAAAGAGTTTTCAGGTGGTTATCAAATCAGAATAAATCTTGCAAAACTTCTTTTAACAGAACCAAATATGTTATTACTTGATGAGCCTACAAACTACTTGGATATCTTATCTATTAGATGGCTAAAAGCTTTTCTAAAATCTTTTGAGGGAGAAGTAATTCTTATCACTCACGATAGAGATTTTATGGATAGCGTTTGTACTCATACTATGGGAATTATTAGAAAAAGTGCTTTTATGGTTCAAGGAAGCACACATAAATTCTATGAATTATTAGCAAGTAATGAAGAGCATTATGAAAAACAAAAAATAGCTCAAGAGAAAAAAATCAAAGAGCTTGAAGAGTTTATTGCTAAAAATAAAGCACGTGCTGCAACAGCAACCCTAGCACAATCAAAAGTAAAAATTCTTGAAAAAATGGAAGTTATGGAAGACTTACAATATGATTCAAATCTAAGTTTTAACTTCAATTATAAAGATACAGCAGCAAAATTTTTACTTGAAGTAAAAGATGTGAGTTTTGGATATACACCTGAAAATATTTTGTTTAAAGATATTTCTTTTGCTCTTAGTCGTGGTGAAACTCTTGGAATCATCGGGAAAAATGGTAAAGGAAAATCAACACTATTAAATGTAATTGCAGGAGAACTAAAAGCTTTAACTGGAACAATTGATTATCATACAAGTACAGTTTTTGGGCATTTTGGGCAAACAAATATTTCTCACCTAAATAAAAACAATACTATTATGGATGAAATTCACTCTACAAATGTAAAACTTCCTGAGTCAACTATTAGAGGAATTGCTGGATTGATGATGTTTAGTGGTGATAATGCTAAAAAGAAAATTTCACTTCTATCAGGGGGAGAAAAAAGTAGGGTAATGCTTGGAAAAATTATAGCAAAAGATGTAAACTTACTTTTTTTAGATGAGCCTACAAACCACCTTGATATGGATTCTATCGATGCACTTACAAATGCAATTAAAGCTTTTGAAGGTTCTTGTATTATTGTAACGCATAGTGAAGATTTATTAAGAGCAATTTGTGATAGATTGATTGTATTTACAAATGATGGAGCTGATTATTTCAATGGAACTTATGATGAGTTTTTAGAAAAAATTGGTTGGGAAGAAGATGACACAGTTGAAAAGAAAAAAGTTGAAAAACCAAAAGTAAATAAAAAAGAGAGTAAAAAATTAAGAGCTGCAATTGTTTCTGAAAAAAGTAAAGCAACAGCGCCACTTAAAAAAGAGATTCAAGATTTAGAAGAACAAATAGAAAAACTTGAAGATGCACTTGAAGATGCAAGAGTTAAACTTTCAAGAGATATTCCAAAAATTGAAAAAGAGATTGAACAAAAATTTGAATTGTTACAAGCAACTCAATTTAAACTTGATGATATGAATAAAGAGTTTGAAAGAAGAATGAACGAGGTTTAA
- a CDS encoding PD-(D/E)XK nuclease family protein: MSDKNIDFRELENALIKLYGKIEIIEELQKHRGDKFNIFSILKMERLEVDTHSAFIYELINPNGTHFQGNKYLEIFIEEVLNIKDFDFNNIKVGRETLTDTSRRIDFTIENKDYYIAIEMKIDATDQENQLSDYYKYSIKQNKEFSKVYYLTLDGRDSTENSFKKYEKISFQLDILNFIEKSIEKSANLPIIRESLIQYKNLILKITNQTTEELQMESIKFINTPEMAKSATIMSKNLAYAWAEREFLFWKKLEEKVFTYIENKDWKFEISDVFFNEYDENYNESQEDVINKIINIRNKSSDCISFDLIKDDFYFKIYSYSSCNFRYQIFFDNSKDISLISNKINFKYREGKLRYKDSNIKLNFSKDYKEEPTYDIFDDKKLDEIVENIFNEIKSYMDIIVKELN, translated from the coding sequence ATGAGTGATAAAAATATAGATTTTAGAGAACTAGAAAATGCTTTAATAAAGTTATATGGAAAAATTGAAATTATTGAAGAGCTTCAAAAACATAGAGGAGATAAGTTTAATATCTTTTCTATTTTAAAAATGGAAAGATTAGAAGTTGATACCCATTCAGCTTTTATATATGAACTTATAAATCCGAATGGAACACATTTTCAAGGCAATAAATATTTGGAGATATTTATTGAGGAAGTTTTAAATATTAAAGATTTTGATTTTAATAATATAAAAGTTGGTAGAGAAACATTAACGGATACTTCAAGAAGAATAGATTTTACAATAGAAAACAAAGATTACTATATTGCAATTGAAATGAAAATAGATGCAACAGATCAAGAAAATCAATTAAGTGATTATTATAAATATAGTATAAAACAAAATAAAGAATTTTCAAAGGTTTACTATTTAACTTTAGATGGTAGAGATTCGACAGAAAATAGTTTTAAAAAATATGAAAAAATCTCTTTTCAATTGGATATATTGAATTTTATAGAAAAATCTATTGAAAAAAGTGCTAATTTACCAATAATAAGGGAAAGTCTAATTCAATATAAAAATTTGATACTAAAAATTACAAATCAAACAACAGAGGAATTACAAATGGAAAGCATAAAATTCATAAATACTCCAGAAATGGCAAAATCAGCGACAATTATGTCAAAAAATCTAGCTTATGCTTGGGCAGAAAGAGAGTTTTTATTTTGGAAAAAATTGGAAGAAAAAGTATTTACATATATTGAAAATAAAGATTGGAAATTTGAGATATCAGATGTTTTTTTCAATGAATATGATGAAAATTACAATGAATCTCAAGAGGATGTAATCAATAAAATAATAAATATTAGAAATAAATCATCAGATTGTATATCTTTTGATTTAATAAAAGATGATTTTTATTTTAAAATATATTCTTATTCTAGTTGTAATTTTAGATATCAAATTTTTTTTGATAATTCAAAAGATATATCTCTAATTTCTAATAAAATAAATTTTAAATATAGAGAAGGGAAATTAAGATATAAAGATTCAAATATAAAATTAAATTTTTCTAAAGATTATAAAGAAGAACCAACTTATGATATTTTTGATGATAAGAAATTAGATGAAATTGTTGAAAATATTTTTAATGAAATAAAAAGCTATATGGATATTATTGTTAAAGAATTAAACTAA